One uncultured Hyphomonas sp. genomic region harbors:
- the hflK gene encoding FtsH protease activity modulator HflK, whose product MPWDDKTKGSGPWGGGGGDNGGGDGNSPWKRPSGGGSGGGGDLEDQMRRMQERFRGRGNGGGGGRRKGGGSGPNFGPLGILVLAGIALIAWLMTGVVVVDEGSRAAVFRFGQWQTNFTPGLHFHLPAPIETHVVMPSEKQQETQIGNNSNEALMLTGDENIVDVRFRVFWFYDPANPENFILNVDGGSELLKASAESVMREVVGKSKLDDVITTGRTTISEQVKTQLQALMNDYRAGIQVQNVEIQEAAAPAQVRQAFIDVVNAGQDAEKAIQEANKYANDIIPRAEGQAQQVLQNAEAYREQVIANSTGEAARFTSILDEYRKAPQVTRERMYLETMERVLGNTDKVILDSDSGAVPYLPVNPNRSSQ is encoded by the coding sequence ATGCCCTGGGATGATAAAACTAAAGGTAGCGGCCCTTGGGGCGGCGGAGGCGGCGACAACGGAGGCGGCGACGGGAATTCCCCGTGGAAGCGTCCGTCCGGCGGCGGCAGCGGTGGCGGGGGTGACCTCGAAGACCAGATGCGCCGCATGCAGGAACGTTTCCGCGGACGTGGCAATGGCGGCGGCGGTGGCCGGCGCAAAGGCGGTGGCTCGGGCCCGAATTTCGGCCCGCTCGGCATCCTTGTTCTCGCCGGCATCGCCCTCATTGCCTGGCTGATGACGGGTGTCGTCGTGGTTGACGAAGGCTCGCGCGCCGCGGTGTTCCGCTTCGGCCAGTGGCAGACGAACTTCACGCCCGGCCTGCACTTCCACCTGCCCGCCCCGATCGAGACGCATGTCGTCATGCCGTCCGAGAAGCAGCAGGAAACGCAGATCGGCAACAATTCCAACGAAGCCCTGATGCTGACCGGCGACGAGAACATCGTCGATGTCCGCTTCCGGGTGTTCTGGTTCTACGATCCGGCCAATCCGGAAAACTTCATCCTCAACGTGGATGGCGGCAGCGAACTGCTGAAAGCCTCCGCCGAGAGCGTGATGCGCGAAGTGGTCGGCAAGTCGAAGCTCGACGACGTCATCACCACGGGCCGGACCACGATCTCCGAACAGGTGAAGACCCAGCTTCAGGCCCTGATGAACGACTATCGCGCTGGTATCCAGGTGCAGAACGTCGAAATTCAGGAAGCGGCCGCCCCTGCACAGGTGCGCCAGGCCTTTATCGACGTGGTCAATGCCGGCCAGGATGCCGAAAAGGCGATCCAGGAAGCCAACAAGTACGCAAACGACATCATCCCGCGTGCGGAAGGCCAGGCCCAGCAGGTGCTGCAGAATGCCGAAGCCTATCGCGAGCAGGTGATCGCCAACTCGACCGGTGAAGCGGCCCGCTTCACCTCCATCCTCGACGAATACCGCAAGGCACCGCAGGTGACCCGCGAGCGGATGTATCTCGAGACGATGGAACGCGTCCTCGGCAACACCGACAAGGTGATCCTCGATTCCGACTCCGGCGCGGTGCCATACCTGCCGGTCAACCCCAACCGCAGCAGCCAGTAG
- a CDS encoding Do family serine endopeptidase yields the protein MRFPALAALALFVSVPLAAPATAQSLSQTLDQIDPKERPASFRDLSKRLMPAVVNISTSKTVAPSGMPTFPEGSPMERFNDFFGRDEDGFRREGSLGSGFVISADGYVVTNNHVIEGADEIEVNFANGRVLEAELIGRDQDTDLAVLKVKSSTPLPFVSFADSDSAEVGDWVIAIGNPFGFGGSVSAGIISARNRDLNAGRSDDFIQTDAAINRGNSGGPLFNLGGEVVGVNTAIISPTGGSVGIGFSVPSNLVNKITSELIKSGRIRRSWMGVNVQDADENLVRAYKASAKGGVIVTRITDDGPADKAMLEVGDLILSFDGQPVASVRELTRVIADTPIGKDVPVRLVRDGRARTFTVTMGELEEQTGDEAAQLPDLPASANDLGADLTGIDDDIRRRYGIPKDVDGVVVTSVSARGPAYGKLLRGDVIVEVNFERVTTVSETLDKVKAARATPAEPLLIRVKRRGEAGWFDQFLSVDLND from the coding sequence ATGCGTTTCCCGGCTCTTGCCGCCCTTGCCCTTTTCGTCTCCGTCCCGCTGGCCGCGCCCGCCACTGCGCAGAGCCTGTCGCAAACCCTTGACCAGATCGATCCCAAGGAGCGCCCGGCCAGTTTCCGGGACCTGTCGAAACGGCTGATGCCGGCCGTGGTGAACATTTCCACCTCCAAGACGGTGGCGCCGAGCGGCATGCCCACCTTCCCGGAGGGCTCGCCGATGGAACGGTTCAACGATTTCTTCGGCCGCGACGAAGACGGCTTCCGCCGCGAGGGCTCGCTCGGCTCCGGCTTCGTCATCAGCGCCGACGGCTATGTCGTGACGAACAATCACGTCATCGAAGGCGCCGACGAGATTGAAGTGAACTTCGCCAATGGCCGCGTGCTGGAGGCGGAACTGATCGGCCGCGACCAGGACACAGACCTTGCCGTGCTGAAGGTCAAATCCAGCACCCCCCTGCCCTTCGTCAGCTTCGCCGACAGCGACAGCGCCGAGGTCGGCGACTGGGTGATCGCCATCGGCAACCCGTTCGGCTTTGGCGGCTCTGTCTCTGCCGGCATCATCTCGGCCCGCAACCGCGACCTGAATGCCGGACGGTCGGATGACTTCATCCAGACCGATGCCGCCATCAACCGCGGCAATTCCGGCGGCCCGCTGTTCAATCTGGGCGGCGAAGTCGTTGGCGTGAACACGGCGATCATCTCGCCGACCGGCGGCAGCGTCGGTATCGGTTTCTCGGTGCCCTCGAACCTCGTCAACAAGATCACAAGCGAGCTCATCAAGTCCGGCCGTATCCGCCGCTCCTGGATGGGCGTCAATGTTCAGGATGCAGATGAAAATCTCGTACGCGCCTACAAGGCCAGCGCCAAGGGCGGCGTGATCGTCACCCGCATCACCGATGATGGCCCGGCCGACAAGGCCATGCTGGAAGTCGGCGACCTGATCCTCAGCTTCGACGGCCAGCCGGTGGCCAGCGTGCGGGAACTGACCCGCGTGATCGCCGACACGCCGATCGGCAAGGATGTGCCCGTGCGCCTGGTGCGCGATGGCCGCGCCCGCACCTTCACCGTCACCATGGGCGAGCTGGAAGAACAGACCGGCGACGAGGCGGCCCAGCTGCCGGACCTGCCGGCCAGCGCCAATGATCTCGGGGCTGACCTGACCGGCATCGACGACGACATCCGCCGCCGCTACGGCATTCCCAAGGATGTCGACGGCGTGGTCGTCACCTCCGTCTCGGCCCGCGGCCCGGCCTATGGCAAGCTGCTGCGCGGCGATGTGATCGTCGAGGTGAATTTCGAGCGTGTCACCACGGTCAGTGAAACGCTGGACAAGGTCAAAGCCGCCCGCGCCACACCGGCAGAGCCGCTGCTGATCCGCGTCAAACGCCGCGGCGAAGCCGGCTGGTTCGACCAGTTCCTCAGCGTGGACCTGAACGACTAG
- a CDS encoding serine hydrolase domain-containing protein has protein sequence MKHRLIAALAATLLAYGCTAGQPAPETAAATQSAGEVKSDELSALLDELEFSGTLLVSKGDDLLLREAVNASPIADAELVTIDTRFPIASMTKSFTAALVLKLVDEGKLGLDQTLEDLLPDFDVPYAGEVTLRHLLQNRSGIPHYIDIPGWFDNDVKRGFTDQSFMDTLEQLELKFAPGSDYLYSNVNYYLLALVIDRYSGMDYETYLQTQILDPLGMTATGQLYRDADGIAVDYLKNDDGTYEVIPVVNPALFRGTASMVSAADDLNAWGHAVIGGEVYSDAAAAEAFNADTPMAWSVSELPVTDDRTVGVTYYNGRLIGYLSLIMLVPEEDGVIVILNNNTVGYENMIGLAATLAAQHFGGED, from the coding sequence ATGAAACACAGACTGATCGCGGCCCTTGCTGCAACCCTGCTGGCGTATGGCTGCACCGCCGGACAGCCAGCCCCCGAAACCGCCGCCGCAACGCAAAGTGCCGGTGAAGTAAAATCGGATGAGCTCTCAGCCCTGCTGGACGAGCTGGAGTTCTCAGGCACGCTCCTTGTCAGCAAGGGGGACGACCTCCTGCTGCGCGAAGCGGTGAACGCCTCCCCGATAGCAGATGCTGAACTCGTCACCATCGACACCCGTTTTCCCATCGCCTCGATGACGAAGAGCTTCACGGCCGCGCTGGTGCTGAAACTGGTTGATGAGGGAAAGCTCGGACTGGACCAGACCCTTGAAGACCTGCTGCCGGACTTCGACGTGCCTTATGCCGGAGAGGTCACGCTCCGCCACCTGCTGCAGAACCGGTCCGGCATTCCGCACTATATCGACATTCCCGGCTGGTTCGACAATGACGTGAAACGCGGTTTCACAGATCAGTCCTTCATGGACACGCTGGAACAGCTGGAGCTGAAATTCGCCCCCGGCAGCGATTATCTGTACTCGAACGTAAACTACTATCTTCTGGCGCTCGTGATCGACCGCTATTCCGGCATGGATTACGAGACGTATCTGCAAACGCAGATCCTGGATCCGCTCGGCATGACCGCGACGGGCCAGCTCTACCGGGACGCAGACGGCATCGCTGTAGATTACCTGAAAAATGATGACGGCACCTATGAGGTCATCCCTGTCGTGAACCCGGCCCTGTTCCGCGGCACGGCCTCCATGGTCTCGGCCGCGGATGATCTGAATGCCTGGGGACACGCCGTCATCGGCGGCGAGGTTTATTCCGACGCTGCCGCGGCAGAAGCCTTCAATGCCGACACGCCCATGGCCTGGAGCGTGTCGGAACTTCCCGTGACAGACGACCGGACCGTTGGCGTGACCTATTACAATGGCCGCCTGATTGGTTATCTCAGCCTGATCATGCTGGTGCCGGAAGAGGATGGCGTGATTGTCATCCTGAACAACAACACGGTTGGCTACGAGAACATGATCGGCCTCGCCGCGACGCTGGCCGCTCAGCATTTTGGCGGTGAAGACTAG
- a CDS encoding biopolymer transporter ExbD translates to MRGRHRTGAGTAEVSMTPMLDVVFILLIFFMVTSTFTREKAIRLEPPATGTGASSGKAMLIRIGEDSVVRVNGRTTDIGAVRGAIERVRAETPDIQVAIEAAPKAKTGVVTLVRDAAYEAGYTEGVSLSLAREAL, encoded by the coding sequence ATGAGAGGCAGACACCGGACCGGGGCAGGGACTGCGGAGGTGTCGATGACGCCGATGCTGGACGTGGTTTTCATCCTGCTCATTTTCTTCATGGTCACATCCACATTCACCCGGGAAAAGGCGATCCGGCTGGAGCCGCCTGCAACCGGCACGGGGGCGTCCTCCGGCAAGGCAATGCTGATCCGGATCGGCGAGGATAGCGTCGTCCGCGTCAATGGCCGCACGACCGACATTGGCGCCGTCCGGGGTGCCATCGAACGCGTGCGCGCCGAAACGCCGGACATTCAGGTCGCCATCGAGGCAGCGCCGAAAGCGAAAACGGGCGTGGTCACGCTGGTGCGCGATGCTGCCTATGAGGCCGGTTATACCGAAGGGGTCAGTCTCTCCCTCGCGCGCGAGGCGCTCTGA
- a CDS encoding MBL fold metallo-hydrolase, whose protein sequence is MRFLKPALVILALLLVAGAVARTVFSVQIGEMVFRSAVKKNVGRNALADAPDGLTVVLVGTGSPLPDPNRAGPMTVVAAGDRVFIIDAGAGSGRKFGEFALPWGRVEAAFLTHFHSDHIDGLGEVMLQHWAAGGADTPLALYGPHGVQRIADGFNEAYALDATYRIAHHGADVVPPSGAGMEAFPFLTNGAATRVYERDGLTVTAVPVDHSPVEPAVAYRFDYKGRSVTISGDTVKNEALIGLARDTDVLVHEALNDEMVGEIADQLETLGARRLEKIMHDIPDYHTSPVGAAEAAQEAGAGLLVFTHIVPAQPSRILYPAFMKGTKKAFDGPILMGEDGMAFVLPAGSDKIERKRLD, encoded by the coding sequence GAGCGCGGTGAAGAAAAATGTCGGACGGAACGCCCTGGCAGACGCTCCGGACGGGCTCACGGTCGTGCTGGTCGGCACCGGCTCCCCCCTGCCGGATCCGAACCGGGCAGGCCCGATGACAGTGGTCGCCGCCGGCGACCGGGTCTTCATCATCGATGCCGGCGCAGGCTCAGGACGCAAGTTCGGGGAGTTCGCCCTGCCCTGGGGCCGGGTGGAAGCAGCGTTCCTGACGCATTTCCATTCCGACCATATCGACGGCCTCGGCGAGGTGATGCTGCAGCACTGGGCCGCAGGCGGGGCCGACACGCCGCTTGCTCTTTACGGGCCGCACGGGGTCCAGCGCATCGCCGACGGCTTCAATGAGGCTTATGCGCTGGATGCGACCTACCGGATCGCCCATCACGGGGCGGACGTCGTACCGCCCTCCGGCGCCGGGATGGAAGCCTTTCCCTTCCTCACCAACGGGGCCGCAACACGCGTCTATGAGCGCGATGGCCTGACCGTGACCGCTGTGCCGGTGGACCATTCTCCGGTTGAGCCTGCCGTCGCCTACCGGTTCGATTACAAGGGCCGCTCGGTCACCATTTCCGGCGACACGGTGAAAAACGAGGCCCTGATCGGTCTTGCCCGCGACACCGACGTGCTGGTGCATGAGGCGCTGAATGACGAAATGGTCGGCGAGATTGCCGATCAGCTGGAGACGCTCGGCGCCAGGCGGCTTGAAAAGATCATGCACGACATTCCGGACTATCATACCAGTCCGGTTGGTGCGGCCGAGGCGGCGCAGGAGGCAGGCGCCGGCCTGCTCGTCTTCACCCATATCGTCCCGGCCCAACCGAGCCGCATCCTCTACCCCGCCTTCATGAAGGGCACGAAGAAAGCCTTCGACGGCCCGATCCTCATGGGCGAGGACGGCATGGCCTTCGTCCTGCCTGCAGGCTCTGACAAGATTGAGCGCAAGCGGCTGGACTAG
- a CDS encoding DUF2065 domain-containing protein, with protein sequence MTLPLILLAGVGMWFLLEGAAYAVAPDFMRRLAVLVTQLSTRELTMAGLGGGAVGIVLIWLAVHLG encoded by the coding sequence ATGACACTGCCACTGATCCTGCTGGCGGGTGTCGGCATGTGGTTCTTACTGGAAGGGGCGGCCTATGCGGTCGCCCCGGACTTCATGCGGCGCCTCGCTGTTCTGGTAACCCAGTTGAGCACAAGGGAGCTGACCATGGCCGGCCTTGGCGGCGGGGCTGTCGGCATCGTGCTGATCTGGCTTGCAGTTCACTTGGGCTGA
- the serB gene encoding phosphoserine phosphatase SerB — MSLRIVAVAAMDAAKLEAEVSSELGRVAPSRSLGSVDGLVALEWHLPGDEDEAARLRARLTDKGHPVDTAVLPADSGRKRLLISDMDSTIIGQECLDELADFAGLKAEVSAITERAMRGELDFEGALTTRVAMLKGLGLDALEQAYSERITLNPGAKTLVETMKADGAETVLVSGGFTYFTSRVAAAAGFHTHRGNTLIDDGKTLTGEVGRPILGREAKLSALDEFAAARGIGRVDVIAMGDGANDLAMIKASGLGIAYHAKPVVAAEAHAAIEHTDLRAALFFQGYEAKEFIG; from the coding sequence ATGAGCCTAAGGATTGTTGCCGTCGCTGCCATGGATGCGGCAAAGCTGGAAGCGGAGGTCTCTTCCGAGCTTGGCCGCGTGGCGCCGTCGCGTTCGCTCGGCAGCGTGGACGGGCTGGTCGCGCTTGAGTGGCACTTGCCGGGCGACGAGGACGAGGCCGCCCGCCTGAGGGCCCGGCTGACCGACAAGGGACACCCCGTCGATACGGCTGTGCTGCCTGCAGACAGCGGCCGCAAACGGCTTCTGATCTCGGACATGGACTCCACCATCATCGGCCAGGAATGCCTTGATGAATTGGCAGATTTTGCCGGGCTGAAAGCCGAAGTGTCCGCCATCACCGAACGCGCCATGCGCGGCGAGCTGGACTTTGAAGGCGCCCTCACGACCCGCGTCGCCATGCTGAAAGGCCTCGGCCTCGACGCACTGGAACAGGCCTATTCGGAGCGCATCACGCTGAACCCCGGCGCGAAAACGCTGGTCGAAACGATGAAAGCGGACGGCGCGGAAACTGTATTGGTTTCAGGCGGTTTCACCTATTTCACCTCCCGCGTGGCTGCGGCGGCGGGCTTCCATACCCACCGGGGCAACACGCTGATCGATGATGGCAAGACCCTGACCGGGGAGGTCGGCCGGCCGATCCTTGGCCGCGAAGCCAAACTCTCGGCGCTGGACGAGTTCGCGGCCGCCAGAGGCATCGGCCGGGTCGACGTGATCGCGATGGGCGACGGGGCCAACGACCTTGCCATGATCAAGGCCTCGGGCCTTGGCATCGCCTATCACGCCAAGCCCGTCGTGGCGGCCGAAGCCCATGCCGCGATCGAGCACACAGACCTTCGCGCCGCGCTCTTCTTCCAGGGCTATGAGGCGAAGGAATTCATCGGCTGA
- the miaA gene encoding tRNA (adenosine(37)-N6)-dimethylallyltransferase MiaA yields MHPAILIHGPTASGKTALAIEVARRLDGEVINADSMQVYRDLKVISARPDEEEMNGVPHHLFGHVNAAERYSTGQWLEEARAKIRVLQKKNKRAVIVGGTGLYLLALTQGLSAIPPVPEDIRAEVRDIAETEGAEGLRARLAPHDPETAERLGSGDRQRLARAYEVWLATGRPITDFHHERQPPVLLDREWMGFALTPPRAKLYAKIDRRFEGMLMQGAMAEARALIERGLDPELPCMKAHGMPWLAAFARGEISAEFAAENAKRDTRRYAKRQFTWIGRQFPFWPRIPGTEMSDRMRVILALYREIDREMEADYS; encoded by the coding sequence ATGCACCCGGCCATCCTGATCCACGGCCCCACGGCCAGCGGCAAGACCGCGCTCGCCATCGAAGTCGCCCGGCGGCTCGATGGAGAGGTGATCAATGCCGATTCCATGCAGGTTTACCGGGACCTCAAAGTCATCTCCGCCCGCCCGGACGAGGAAGAGATGAATGGCGTGCCGCATCACCTGTTCGGCCATGTCAACGCAGCCGAGCGCTATTCCACCGGCCAGTGGCTGGAAGAGGCGCGGGCCAAGATCCGCGTCCTCCAGAAGAAGAACAAGCGCGCCGTCATTGTCGGCGGCACCGGGCTCTACCTTCTGGCGCTGACGCAGGGCCTGTCCGCCATTCCGCCCGTGCCGGAGGATATCCGCGCCGAAGTCCGCGACATCGCCGAAACCGAAGGCGCCGAGGGCCTGCGCGCCCGCCTCGCTCCCCACGATCCGGAAACGGCAGAACGGCTGGGCTCCGGCGACAGGCAGCGCCTCGCCCGGGCCTATGAGGTCTGGCTGGCGACGGGCCGGCCGATCACCGACTTCCATCATGAGCGCCAGCCCCCTGTCCTGCTGGACCGCGAGTGGATGGGCTTTGCCCTCACACCGCCCCGCGCCAAGCTCTATGCCAAGATCGACCGGCGCTTTGAGGGCATGCTGATGCAGGGCGCGATGGCCGAGGCCCGGGCGCTGATCGAACGCGGCCTCGACCCCGAACTTCCCTGCATGAAGGCCCATGGCATGCCCTGGCTGGCTGCCTTTGCCCGCGGCGAGATCAGCGCGGAATTCGCCGCCGAAAACGCAAAACGCGACACGCGGCGCTATGCAAAGAGGCAATTCACGTGGATTGGCAGGCAATTCCCGTTCTGGCCGAGAATTCCCGGCACCGAAATGAGCGACCGCATGAGGGTTATTCTTGCCCTCTATAGGGAGATTGACAGGGAGATGGAGGCAGATTATTCCTAA
- a CDS encoding caspase family protein has translation MFRALIVSWILASLAFVASAETRYALLIGNEDYPPTVGPLSLPHEDVENMHAGLIQAGFPAEHIKVLRDATQTDINLAVAQLSSDLRAAGEDSIGFFYYSGHGGSAESAGQRANYLIPAKSPITGAEQLPILGVPVNSIVDALAASDAKAIFIVSDACRNTLPFTSSKGGAADKGMVRVPRKRGLYIAFATADGATTPDDGLFSRALSKRLPQKGLSADRAFTLALREVAAARPGNALPFTADGLTEDICFTSCEAGPTPATAGNEDLAFLAAKRMNTIAGWLEFIEAWPDSSFIPSAQDGIVEQLFKDTEEAKSYNGPYDALIAPPALLEAVFHGAETAAQRGQRDVAEIFFRTACFSGLGRACPEMANALHRGYADKDFLKSDGSIDFEARREVEALAYHFGCSFSDPASCKWLRENDLRVPEPCIVYEDDYAYNYCEENEITPVAVAPQ, from the coding sequence ATGTTTCGCGCACTGATTGTTTCGTGGATTCTGGCAAGCCTTGCCTTCGTCGCATCGGCGGAAACCCGCTATGCCCTGCTGATCGGGAACGAAGACTATCCGCCCACCGTCGGACCGCTCAGCCTGCCGCATGAGGACGTCGAGAACATGCACGCCGGCCTCATCCAGGCGGGCTTTCCGGCCGAGCATATCAAGGTGCTGCGCGATGCCACGCAGACGGACATCAATCTTGCCGTCGCACAGCTTTCCTCGGACCTGCGCGCGGCAGGCGAGGACTCCATCGGCTTCTTCTATTATTCCGGCCATGGCGGCTCGGCCGAGTCCGCCGGACAGCGGGCGAATTATCTGATCCCGGCCAAGTCGCCGATCACCGGCGCTGAGCAATTGCCGATCCTCGGCGTGCCGGTGAACAGCATCGTGGATGCGCTGGCCGCCTCTGACGCCAAGGCGATCTTCATCGTCTCCGATGCCTGCCGCAACACGCTGCCCTTCACCTCGTCCAAAGGCGGCGCGGCAGACAAGGGCATGGTGCGTGTCCCGCGTAAGCGCGGCCTCTACATCGCCTTCGCCACGGCAGACGGGGCGACAACGCCGGATGACGGCCTGTTCTCCCGGGCCCTGTCGAAACGCCTGCCGCAGAAAGGCCTGTCGGCCGACCGCGCTTTCACCCTCGCCCTGCGCGAAGTGGCCGCCGCCCGGCCCGGCAATGCGCTGCCCTTCACGGCAGACGGCCTGACAGAGGACATCTGTTTCACCTCCTGCGAAGCCGGGCCGACGCCCGCCACCGCTGGCAACGAAGACCTCGCCTTCCTCGCCGCCAAGCGCATGAACACGATCGCCGGCTGGCTGGAATTCATCGAGGCCTGGCCGGACAGCAGCTTCATCCCCTCGGCGCAGGACGGGATCGTCGAGCAGCTCTTCAAGGACACCGAGGAGGCAAAATCCTACAACGGCCCCTACGACGCGCTGATCGCCCCGCCTGCCCTGCTCGAAGCTGTGTTTCACGGTGCCGAGACCGCCGCCCAACGCGGTCAGCGGGACGTGGCCGAGATTTTCTTCCGGACGGCCTGTTTTTCAGGGCTCGGCAGGGCCTGCCCGGAGATGGCAAATGCCCTCCACAGAGGCTACGCCGATAAGGATTTCCTCAAGTCCGATGGCAGCATAGACTTTGAGGCCCGGCGTGAAGTCGAGGCCCTCGCCTATCATTTCGGCTGCTCGTTCAGCGACCCGGCATCCTGCAAATGGCTGCGCGAGAACGATCTGCGCGTTCCCGAACCCTGCATCGTCTATGAAGACGACTACGCCTACAATTACTGCGAAGAAAACGAAATCACGCCCGTCGCGGTCGCCCCGCAGTGA
- a CDS encoding protease modulator HflC — protein sequence MRGLGIFALVIAAAALIVGMNSFFIVNQTEQALVLQVGKAQAAYNAPGQNQAGLKVKMPFIQNVIKYDRRNIGLDIPNIEVLASNQEQLIVDAFVRYQISDPLAFYQRLQTQRVAENQLSQFTNTAIRNALANKLPEEIISGQRATLMDEIRENLSDSIAGRGIDIIDVRIRRADLPADVSERVFRRMEAARNQEAELIRANGDKQAQAVRAKADRDKTVILAEANQRSEEIRGEGDAKRNEIYANAYGRDPEFFRFQRALIACEAALKKGTTQIVVAPDNLGLCDEFIAAARKNSK from the coding sequence ATGCGTGGACTTGGTATCTTCGCCCTCGTCATCGCCGCCGCGGCGCTGATCGTCGGCATGAACAGCTTTTTCATCGTCAACCAGACCGAACAGGCGCTTGTCCTGCAGGTTGGTAAGGCGCAGGCCGCCTACAATGCCCCCGGGCAGAACCAGGCCGGCCTGAAGGTGAAAATGCCCTTCATCCAGAACGTCATCAAATACGACCGCCGCAATATCGGCCTCGACATTCCGAACATCGAAGTGCTGGCCTCCAACCAGGAACAGCTGATCGTGGACGCCTTCGTGCGCTACCAGATCTCTGATCCCCTGGCCTTCTACCAGCGCCTGCAGACGCAGCGCGTGGCCGAGAACCAGCTGTCGCAGTTCACCAACACGGCGATCCGGAACGCCCTGGCCAACAAGCTGCCGGAGGAGATCATCTCCGGCCAGCGGGCCACGCTGATGGACGAGATCCGGGAGAATCTGTCGGATTCCATCGCCGGACGCGGCATCGACATCATCGATGTTCGCATCCGCCGGGCGGACCTGCCCGCCGACGTGTCCGAACGCGTCTTCCGCCGCATGGAAGCGGCCCGGAACCAGGAAGCCGAGCTGATCCGCGCCAATGGTGACAAGCAGGCCCAGGCCGTTCGCGCCAAGGCCGATCGCGACAAGACGGTGATCCTCGCCGAAGCGAACCAGCGGTCTGAAGAGATCCGCGGTGAAGGCGACGCCAAGCGGAACGAGATCTATGCCAACGCCTATGGCCGCGACCCCGAATTCTTCCGCTTCCAGCGCGCCCTGATCGCCTGCGAAGCCGCTCTGAAGAAGGGCACGACGCAGATCGTGGTCGCCCCGGACAATCTTGGCCTGTGCGACGAGTTCATCGCGGCTGCGCGCAAGAACTCGAAATAA
- a CDS encoding P-loop NTPase: MFGSKGKTRQKQADAVMKALGSPDWLESVSVDESGRAVLVIVADPADTASAEARRMDAEGKAGLVPGVKSVTTVLTAERQQGAAPHTHSHAPHSPKGASKGRSELLNLTPSPRRVQKGARLSDEAMQQGAPQRQQGSVAKIPGISRILVVASAKGGVGKSTVSVNLAAALAKTGMKVGLLDADIYGPSIPTMLGTQGAEPKGSKNRKLVPVEAHGLKTLSIGYLSDPDAPMIWRGPIVMSAITQMLNDAEWGTPEDPLDVLVIDTPPGTGDAQLTIAQKVPVTAALIVTTPQEVALADVRRGAAMFTKTAVPVIGLVETMSYFQDPAGNKHYLMGHGGGQRMADALGLPLLAEVPMLQAIREGGDSGVPAAIGDEETAKAFHELARKVAIGLDTLETKAPPEIVFED, encoded by the coding sequence ATGTTCGGTTCCAAGGGGAAAACCCGGCAAAAACAGGCAGATGCTGTCATGAAGGCGCTTGGCAGCCCGGACTGGCTGGAGTCTGTCAGCGTCGATGAGAGCGGCCGTGCCGTGCTGGTGATCGTGGCGGATCCGGCCGATACCGCCAGCGCCGAGGCCCGGCGAATGGACGCAGAAGGCAAGGCAGGCCTCGTTCCGGGGGTGAAATCGGTCACCACCGTGCTCACCGCAGAGCGCCAGCAGGGGGCCGCGCCGCACACGCACAGCCACGCGCCCCATTCGCCAAAGGGCGCGTCCAAAGGCCGCTCGGAACTTCTGAACCTCACCCCGTCGCCGCGCCGTGTGCAAAAGGGCGCCCGCTTGTCGGACGAGGCGATGCAGCAGGGCGCCCCGCAGCGCCAGCAGGGGAGCGTCGCGAAAATCCCCGGCATTTCCCGCATCCTCGTCGTCGCCAGCGCCAAGGGCGGGGTGGGCAAGTCCACCGTCTCGGTGAACCTTGCGGCCGCCCTCGCCAAGACCGGCATGAAGGTCGGCCTGCTGGACGCCGACATCTATGGCCCCTCCATTCCCACCATGCTGGGCACGCAAGGGGCCGAGCCGAAGGGGTCGAAGAACAGGAAACTTGTGCCGGTCGAAGCGCACGGGCTGAAGACGCTGTCGATCGGCTATCTGTCAGATCCTGACGCGCCGATGATCTGGCGAGGGCCGATCGTCATGTCGGCGATCACCCAGATGCTGAACGATGCCGAATGGGGCACGCCGGAAGATCCGCTGGACGTGCTGGTCATCGACACGCCGCCCGGCACGGGCGATGCGCAGCTGACCATTGCGCAGAAAGTGCCGGTGACTGCCGCGCTGATCGTGACGACGCCGCAGGAGGTCGCCCTCGCAGATGTGCGCCGGGGCGCGGCCATGTTCACCAAGACCGCCGTGCCGGTGATCGGCCTCGTCGAGACGATGAGCTATTTCCAGGACCCGGCTGGCAACAAGCATTACCTGATGGGCCATGGCGGCGGACAGCGCATGGCCGATGCGCTCGGGCTTCCCCTGCTGGCGGAAGTACCCATGCTGCAGGCCATCCGCGAGGGCGGCGACAGTGGCGTGCCCGCGGCCATCGGTGACGAGGAAACCGCGAAGGCCTTCCACGAACTTGCCCGCAAGGTCGCCATCGGCCTCGACACGCTGGAAACGAAGGCCCCGCCTGAAATCGTCTTCGAAGACTAG